The Rhodopirellula halodulae DNA segment GGAAAATCAAGTTCGAGAGAGGCGAGAAGCCCGGTTCAACGCTCACGGAGTGAGGCTTTATCCAAGGCTTGATGGAGGTGGGAAGGAAATGTCTTTTGAAAGGTTCAGCCTGACGCTCTAAACGTTGCGCCGGCATAATTTCGTGATCAGCTTTGGCAAGCGTCATCGCACTGGGCGATGGATTCCCGCGTGCGATTGAGCAATTGCAATAACTGCTCCTTTTCCGCATCGTTCAACTGCTTGAGCATCCGGTCCTCCAGTTCATAGAGAGGCTCCATCGTTTGCTCGACCAGCTTGCGACCCTTCTCGGTGATGCTGACATGGACCACCCGACGATCCTCGGTGCATCGTTTCCGTTCGGCCAGTTCCTGAGAGCAAAGGTGATCGACCAGCGAGGTCACGGCGGGAACCACTTGAATCATCTGCTGACCAATCTCACCGCAGGTCAATGGCCGACTGGCCAGAGCGAGGCTTCGCAAGATGTTGAAACGCGAAAGCGTCAATCCGTGCTCGCGAAAGAGACGCGACATGCGATTGTCGAGCTGGTCTCCGATGCGAAGAAAATTCAACAACACTTCTTGGTCCTGGCTTCGGAATGGAACGGGACGATTGAGTTCTTGCTGCAGATTCATCGCGACTTGTTCGACTGGACGGCGTTTCACTGCTGAATAGGTTATTAGTGAAATATCTTTTGTCGAATCGTTTCCGCCGGTAAAACATTCCGGGCAAGAGATCGCCATCAGGAGGCACGTAAGGATCTCTAAACGCCGCTAGAACGACTGGCTCACTGAACAGATGAGCCCTAAGCGTCCTAATTCGGAACGCAAGGCCAGAACGTTGCCAGGAAGTTCCGGATCAGAGCTTGTCCAACTGCGGCCGTGACGGCACGACATCGGCCAACGTCACGCTCTTCAGATATTCCATCTGAACGCGTTCGGCTTCGGCCAAAACGCCCTTGAGCTTGCAGAAAGAATGAATGGCACAGCTATCGTCCGTGCCCACGCATGAAAGCAGATTGGTGTCCTGCTCCACGGTTGCGACCACTTGGCCAACCGAGATTTCTTCGGGTGGAATGGCTAACTCGATGCCACCACCCACTCCACGAATGCTCCGCACGTAGCCTTCTCGTGCGAGGAGATTGACCACTTTGGCGACGTGATTCACCGAGATGTTGAACAGCGAGGCCACACTGGCGACGTTGGCTCGAGTATCTCGCGTTGCCAAATACATCAACGTTCGCAACGCGTAATCGGTCTGAGTGGTCAGTTTCATGGCGTCTTCAGATTAAACCAGTGCAAGCAAAATATCGTACTGACTTTTGAATATCGCCGTGGCTGGTTAACAAATCGAGTTCGCTTCGGTCCCTTATCTGCCCTAGTTTGATTGACTTCGGAAGATTCTCCGCCTAGTCTCAGGACGAGGCCGTTGAAGTTTTTTCAAGCTTCCTCGTCTTTTCGGCCCGCATCGCTCGGTTTTTGACTGATCCATGTCGCGTGTTCTTCTCCTCTTGCTAGCTCTTTTTGCACTGGTGGGCGTTCTGACGCCGCGTTCAGCGGAGGCGAGTTGTGGAGATTGGCTGCAACACCCGACGTCTCCATCCGAACCGTCCATTTCGGCGAGTGCGGCTGGCGGTCACGTTGCGAATGCCGACGATGACGCAGCGTCCGAAGCGTTTTCGAGCCAAGGGCATTCGCAGCCGAATCGCCCCGTTCCGCCGTGCAGCGGACCTCTGTGCAGCAAGCTGCCTTCGCTGCCGCTGCCTGCTCCCATGCCACCCTTACCGGTGCGTTCTCATCAGGAAGCTGCCTGGTTGGAACTGCGGCCCGCCGAGATTTTGCGAAGCTTCGCCCTGCGAGACGCAGAGGCACCTCTCGCGCTTCGAGAGGGTTTCCAGCAAGGAATTGATCGCCCCCCGCAATCGCCCAAGCCTTTCGGTTTGGAGCCGCTGCTCGGTTGAATCGATGATTAATGGCGTGATTGCGCCGTGACAGCGATCCACCTTCATTTGCTCTGACTTGCCAGTCACGTTTCGATTTCGATTCGTGACATCGACGGTGATCATGCGTCTGCGCAATTCGTGCCAACGCGGATCACATCGCCGCTTTGGATCCTCACGGACGAAGTGGCCGTTCCCGTCAGTCCATCCGATCTGCTGGAAGGATCATCATGTCGCCTGTTGAAAAAACCGGTGCGACGACCGCCAAACCTCGCAAGAAATACGTCCGGGCGGTCGGACCACGTTTGAAGAAACTGCTCTACCTCATCTTCGTTCTCTTCGCGTTGTTGCTGGCCAATTCGGGCTACCTCGCGACGTTCACGTTCTTGGAATGGTTCAAGAACCAGACCTACCAGGATTACTTTTATCAATACATGTTCCTCGCCCATTTGGTGATGGGACTGATCCTGATTCTGCCCGTTGTCATTTTCGGATTCATTCACCTTTGGAACACCAAAGACCGCCGCAACCGTCGAGCTGTGCGAATCGGGTATGCGTTGTTCGTCGTCAGCTTGGGCATTCTGGCAACGGGAATTCTGCTGGTCCGCATCGGTGGTTTTGATTTGAAACAACCGTTGGCACGCAACACGGTTTACTGGTTGCACGTCGCGTTTCCACTGGCGGCGATCTGGCTGTACTGGCTGCATCGCTTGGCGGGCCCGCGAATCAAATGGCGAATCGGAATGAGCTTTGCCGGTGTCGCGGTGGCTTCCATTGCCATCATGGTCATTTTGCAGATGCAGGATCCTCGTCAATGGAACGCGATCGGCCCCGATTCTGGCGTGCAATACTTCGAACCTTCGTTGGCTCGAACATCCAGCGGCAACTTCATTCCATCCGATGCCTTGATGAATGATGAGTATTGCCTTAAATGTCACGCCGACATCCACAAGGATTGGCAGGACAGCGTTCATCGCTTCAGTTCGTTCAACAACGCGCCGTACTTCGCCAGCGTTAGCGAAACGCGAGCTAAATCGCTCGAGCGTGATGGTTCGGTGCAGGCATCACGTTGGTGCGCCGGTTGCCACGATCCAGTGCCGTTCTTTTCGGGCGCTTTTGATGATCCTGAGTTCGACATGCGAGAGCACCCCACAGCAAAAGCGGGGATCACTTGCACGGTCTGCCACGCGATCACCAATGTGAACAGCGTTCGTGGCAATGCGGACTACACGATCGAGGAACCTTTGCACTACCCATTCGCAAGTAGCGACAACAAAGTCCTGCAGTGGGTGAACAACCAATTGGTCAAAGCCAAGCCATCGTTCCACAAAAAGACGTTCCTCAAACCGTTTCACAAGACTGCGGAGTTCTGCTCCACCTGCCACAAGGTGCACCTGCCGGCTGCACTGACGGGCTACAAAGAGTTCCTACGTGGGCAGAACCACTACGACCCGTATTTGTTCAGTGGTGTTTCGGGACACGGTGCGAGAAGTTTTTACTACCCGCCCAAAGCGGTCGACAATTGCAGCAAGTGTCACATGCCATTGGTCGCCTCCGATGACTTTGGCGCCCAACTGTTCGACGGTGCATCGGAACTCAGTGTCCACGACCACATGTTTCCGTCGGCCAACACGGGCATCGCGTGGCTGCGGAATCGTGATGACGTGATCGCGGCTCACCAAGAGTTCCTGCAAGACGTGATGCGAGTGGACATTTTCGGACTGCGTGACGGCGGTGAAATCGATGGCAAACTGACCGCACCACTCCGGCCGGAAGTCCCCGCGGTCCGCCCTGGCGAAAAGTACTTGATGGAAACCGTCATCCGCACCATGAAGATGGGGCACTTGTTTTCGCAAGGCACGGTCGACAGCAACGAAATTTGGTTGCAGGTCAAAGTGACCAGCGGCGATCGACTGATCGGACATAGCGGACTGATCAACGAGAACGAACACAATGCGGTCGACCCTTGGTCGCACTTCGTCAACGTGTTCATGCTCGACAAAGACGGCAACCGCATCAACCGACGCAATGCGGAGGACATTTTCACGCCGCTTTACAACCACCAAATTCCACCGGGCGCCGGGCAAACGGTTCACTATGAATTGCAGATCCCGGACGACGTGACCGAACCGGTTCAGGTCGAATTGAAATTGCTGTATCGCAAGTTTGACACGGAGTACATGGACTTCGTTGCCAAACAAAACGAGGCTCACGGCGACCTGATCCGAGGCCATGAACCTGGTCAGGATTACACAAACGAGCTGCCCATCACGACACTCGCGACCGACAGCATTGTCTTTCCGGTTGACGGAATGAACCATGAGGTCGACAACGCCCCACGCGAAATTCCGCAGTGGCAGCGTTGGAACGACTACGGCATTGGTTTGTTGCTCAAGGGCAAAGCGGAACTTCGACAAGCGGAAGCCGCGTTCACCGAAGTCGAAAAGCTGGACCGTTGGGACGGACCAATGAATCTCGCTCGTGTTCTGAACACCGAAGGCCGGTTGGACGAAGCCGTGGAAGCATTGCAACGCGCCGACACGTTCCGTGATGAGGAGGGTTACCCTCGTTGGACCTGGGCATGGCTTTCGGGTGTGATCAATGCCCAGCAAGGACGTTTGGAAGCGGCGGAGCAAAACCTTCGCAGCGTGCTCGAGGACAACACGGAAGACATGCAAAAGCGAGGTTTCGACTTCAGCCTGGACATTGAAGTCATCAACGAACTTGGGCGGACGCTATTCGACCTTGGCAACGTTCGCGAGCGGCAGCGTCGTGAAGAAGAAAGCGTCGAGTACTTCCACGAAGCCGTGGCCCAATACAAAAAGACGCTGATGATCGATCCCGAGAACGTGTCCGCGCATCACAACTTGCAGTTGTTGTACGAACGCCTCGGTGAACAAGAGCTCGCCGAAAAGCATCGACAACGGCATTTGATTTACAAACCCGATGACAACGCGCAGGGCCGGGCGATTCGACTGGCTCGCGAAAAATATCCGGCCGCCAATCATGCTGCGGAAGCGGTGGTGAAGTACTCGCTGCATCGACCGCTTCCCGAGCCTCCATCGGACGAGCCCGATCCGAACGCTGTGGCGACGCAAACCAAGGAGATTCGTGATGAGCAATAAGCCCAAGATCAAAGAGCCTGAAATGAACGAAGTCGACGAAAGCGAACTTCGTGACGAGGCCGACATTGGTCGCGCCATGCGAAACTCCGTGGTCGCGGTTGCTTTGCTGGCAATTGCCGGGGGCAGCCTGGCTTACTTGCTCAGTCGCCCGGAGCCACCGCCCCCGGTCCGAGAATCGAAGTTGGCCGAAGTCGCGATCCGCGAACAACCCAAGGTTGCCATCCCGACGGTTCCATTTCGAGACATCACGGACGAAGCGGGCATTGAGTTTGTCCACAACAATGGCGCAACCGGCAACAAGCTGTTGCCCGAAACCATGGGAGGCGGCAACGCATTCTTCGACTTTGACAACGATGGGGATGCGGACTTGCTGCTGGTGAATTCCAAAGATTGGGAGTGGGATTCACCGAGCGGTAAGAGCAACGTTTCCGCCTTGTACCGCAACGATGGTGGCCAGTTTGTGGATGTCACCGAAGGGTCCGGTTTAGACGTTGCCCTGTACGGGATGGGCGCCGCCGTGGGCGATTTTGATCAAGACGGCTTGGTCGACGTGTTCCTTTCGGCGGTGGGTGAAAACAAACTCTTCCGCAACCTGGGTGAAGGCAAGTTTAAGGATGTCACGGAGCTGGCCGGTGTTGGCGGCGAGCAGGATCGCTGGAGCACCAGCTCGGGTTTCTTCGACTATGACAATGATGGCGACTTGGATTTGTTCGTCTGCAACTACGTCGTTTGGAGCCGCCAGTACGATCAATCCCAGGGCTTTCAATTGGTGGGCGGGGGGCGTGCCTATGGTCGCCCGCAAAACTTCGAAGGCACGTTCCCTTATCTCTACCGCAACGATGGCGAAGGAAAATTCACGGACGTTTCGGAAGCATCAGGCATCCAGATCCGCAACGTATCGACGGGGGTCCCACAATCCAAATCGCTGGGACTTGCGTTTTGCGACTTTGACCAAGACGGCCATCAAGACATCGTTGTCGCCAACGATACGGTTCAGAACTGCCTGCTTCGCAACACCGGCGATGGCAAATTCGTTGAGATGGGAGCCATCTGCGGGATCGCGTTCGACTCCACCGGAAACGCTCGCGGTGCCATGGGAATCGACATCACGCCGTTTCGCGAACGGACGAGCATGGCCGTTGCCATTGGGAACTTTTCCAACGAGATGACGGCTCTGTATGTCACCAAGACGGGTCGCATGCAGTTCTACGACGAAGCGGTCTCCACGGGGCTCGGCCCCAGCACGCGACTGCTTTTGACCTTTGGATTGGCCTACGTGGATTTCGATCTGGACGGACGATTGGATTTGTTTTGTGCCAATGGGCACTTGGAAGAAGACATCAACCGTGTCCAACCAAGCCAGCACTACGAGCAACCACCGCAGATGTTTTGGAACGCGGGTTTTGAATTCGATACCGAGTTCTTGCCGATGGGTGAAGAACAGGTCGGCGCGGAGTTCCTACAACCCATGGTGGGCCGAGGTGCTTCCTACGCGGACATCGACCTCGATGGAGACCTGGATTTGCTCATCACCTCCACCGGGCAAAAGCCGAGGCTTCTTCGCAATGACCAGGACTTAGACCATCACTGGATCCGTCTGAAATTGGTCGGCGATGGCGAGCGTTGCAATCGCGATGCGATCGGTAGCTGGGTCGACATCGAAGTGGGCGACCAGGTTCTGACACAGCAAATCATGCCGACGCGGAGTTACCTATCGCAGGTCGAACTGCCCTTGTCAGTTGGTTTGGGTGAGCACGATGAAATCAAGCAGGTCACGGTCCGTTGGCCGGATGGATCGGTCAGCGAACATGGGTCCCTAGAAGTCGACCGCGAACACGTGATCGAGTATTCGGGTACCTAGTCAGCCCTGCTCAGTTGAATGCGACTTGACGGCGTGTGCCTCAAGTCGCAGCCAACTCGGCTTCGCGTTGCTGCACTTCGACGGCAACGGTTTCCAACCCGACCATGTTCCGCAATCGCGTCACCATCGGCGGCGACAGTTTCCGACCGGAAGCGATCAACAGCAGGCCATTGGGTGCACGAACGTCTTCTGCAACGGTCATGCCGGTCAACAATTCCGAGGTGGAGATGTTTTCGATCGTTTTCGGCGGCAGACTGTCGACGGATTGCTGCAATCGATCGGACACTTCCGCGTCCAGATTGGGAAAGAGTTCTTCCAGCTCGGCGATTGCCGTGGAAGCGTCTTCGCCTCGTCGCTTGAGCAAGCTCTGGTAATAGGACAACAACAGGCTCTGCGCGATTCGGTCTTCGTCATTGGCACAGGAACCTGCTTCCACGTCCAGTGTCGTCATCCGATCCAACAATTCCGCAACGGGTTCCAAGCGAGGGATTTGCTTGATCAGTTGACTCGAAACCGAGAACACTTGATTAACAACTGCACGATGTTCGTCGGAAGCGATGGGCGTGCTGGCCAGTTTTTCTCGCTGATCGATGCTGAGCAATGGAATGCCAGCGACCATCAAACGTGACGTCAGCGGTACCCGCCAATCGGATCCAAGCTTCGTGTCCGATAACATCTCGACCACCGAGGCTTGAATGTCATCTGTGTCCACCATCGGGTCGTCAACGTACTCGATGATCTCAACCAAAACACTGATCGCGCCAGCAAAGGTTTTCTTCAGCAATTCATCTTTGCTCGTGACCAAATCATATTGTTTGATCCCCGCTTCAATCGCCGTTTTGATGTCACTCATTTGACACGGCTTGTTGAGGAATCGGAACACTTGACCTTCGTTCACGGCGTTCATCGCTGTCGTGAGGTCTTGGTTGCCAGTCAGCATCAAGAAAACGCTGTTGGGGGTCAACGGCCGAGCCTTTTGGATCACCTCGATCCCTTCCATCCCCGGCATCCGCATGTCGACCATGATCACGGAGAACGGCTCGGATTTCTGAATCAGCGCCAGTGCCTCAGGCCCCGATTCACACGTGGACACCTCAAAGTCAAACGCTAAGTTGCGTTTGAGAGTGTTCAGTAGGCTGCAGTCGTCATCGACGAGTAGGATACGGTCATTCATTTGATTTGCCCCCAAGTGAATGAAACGGAAAAAGTGAGCTCAATTCAGGACTGGAACCTGACAGGTGTCAGGACGATCCGATGAATCGTCCGTCATGACTGGCTGGTCGCAATCCAAGGGCAAGGTCAACACGAAAGCGCTTCCTTGACCAGGCTCCGATTCAACGTGAATGGAGCCATTGTGTTTGGTGGTAACAATGTTGTAAGTCAGCGAGAGGCCCAAGCCGGTTCCTTTGCCAACGTCTTTGGTGGTGAAGAACTGGTGAAAGACTTTTGACCGCACGTCCTCGGACATTCCGGTCCCATTGTCTTGCACACGGATCTCCACCTGGTTTTCATCGTGACTGGTTGAGATCGTGATTTGACCTTCCAAGTCATCCTCTGACTCTTTGCGTTCCGCGATCGCGTCGGCGGCGTTGACGATCAGGTTGATGAACACCTGACTCATTTCTGCGGCGAACGCGGGAACCATCGGTAATTCATCACATAGTTCCAAGTTCAGGTTCGCGATGAATTTATAGCGATTGCGGCAGATGATCGTTGCTTGGCGAACCAACGTGTTGATGTCAACTTCGCTCATCTCCTGTTTGCCAGGATGCGACATCGCTTTCATCGCTCGAACAATCTCAATGACTCGCATCACGGCATTGGATGCTTCGTCGATGGCATCCGGCGTTTGTTGTCGCAACACGTCGTAGCGATACTGCTGGCACAATTTGTCGAGGTCATCCGTGGCGAACGAACCGCTCGGCGATGCCTTGATCATGTCAAACAGAGCGTCATTGAAGTTGAACAATCGTTCGTAACTCACGGTCAGGAACTCAACGTTCCCGCTGACACACTGCATCGGCGTGTTGATCTCATGAGCGATTCCCGCTGCGAGCTGTCCCATCGACTCCAGTTTCTGAGCCTGTGCGAGTTGCCGTTCCATGGCCTGCGAATCACTCAAATCCGTACAGAATGCAACATAGACTGGCCGGTTTTCAAAGGTCGACCGGTGATAGTCAACGTGCACAGGAAACGTGGAACCATCTTTGCGGACATGCACCGTGTTGAAAGCGCATCTCCCCAATGGATCGGTCATCGCAACCGCAATTCGTTGCCGCAGATCCTGGTTGGACATCTCCTTCAGAAAGTCTTCGGGAGAAGTCGTGGCCAATCGCGATTCATCCAGGCCAATGCTCGCCAAGAACCCTTGATTGGCCTCCACCAGACGCAGCGTTTCCGCATCAATGATGTACAGCTCATTGGGAGACTCCTGGATCAGATGCGCCAACGACTTGGCTCTTGATTCCGCGTGTTTCAACGACGTGACGTCCAGAAAACTCCCCAGTGTCCCAAAGCAATTGTGCTCATGGTCATGCAGCGAGGTGGCTCCGGCGAGCACGGTGCGTCGTTCCCCGTGAGCATTGTGAAGTTGTTCTTCGACATTGACCAACTCCACATTTTCATCAGGCGCGTCGCAGAAACTGGACAGACGGTTGTTGGTTTGATCACAGGGAAGAATGATGTCGTTCATTCGTTTCCCAATGATCTCACCGGGTGATTTCAACCCGAAGAAATCGCTGAACATTTCGTTGCATCCGATGAACACCCCATCCGTATCACGCCAAAAGACGGCGGCGGGGATTCGTTGCAGAATGGTTTCTTGAATGCGTTTTTGTTGCTCGATCTCTGCGGTGCGTTGACGGACCCGCTGTTCAAGCAAGTCTCGCTGCTGGGTGAGCGAGGATTGGTTCTTCGCCAATTCCCACAGCGAGAGTCGATTCTGACGCACGCCCATGATGAGAAAGAATGTTTCAAACAACACCCATCCCGCGTGCTCGAGCGCCCGCAACGGCGACGGCGACAACACACCAAACACCGACTCGGGCCAGAACATCGCGCGAACCAAATGATCCAACGAGATTACGGACACCGCGGGCAAGTAAACCCATGGGTCTTTGTAGAACGCCAAAAACGCCAACGATCCAAACACGTGGAAATGCGATTCGATTCGTCCGCCCATCAGATGAATCAGCAACGACGAGTACTGGACCTGCGCCAAAGCCATGATGATTCGTGTCAACCGATGCCCCGGAAGGTAATAGGCCAGAAAGACGGGAAACACCGTCAGTAGCCCACCGCCAATCACGGCACTCCACACGTGCATGTGAACCAATTTGTTCGCACCGTCCCATGTGTAGGGCGAGATGCAAACAGCGCACAAGATCGCGAACGCCCACTGCAACACCAGCAAGACGGCCAACGCGCGGTCCGCGTTGACTTGTCGTCGTTGCAAGTGTTCAGCGAATAGTTTGTCCGCCGTTTTGGGCGGGCTCGCTGGTTCCGTTTCGTGATCAATCATGACTGGTTATTCCGGCAATTACATCCGACACCCAAAGACGGATGTCTCGTGCACAGGA contains these protein-coding regions:
- a CDS encoding MarR family winged helix-turn-helix transcriptional regulator, coding for MNLQQELNRPVPFRSQDQEVLLNFLRIGDQLDNRMSRLFREHGLTLSRFNILRSLALASRPLTCGEIGQQMIQVVPAVTSLVDHLCSQELAERKRCTEDRRVVHVSITEKGRKLVEQTMEPLYELEDRMLKQLNDAEKEQLLQLLNRTRESIAQCDDACQS
- a CDS encoding CRTAC1 family protein, translated to MSNKPKIKEPEMNEVDESELRDEADIGRAMRNSVVAVALLAIAGGSLAYLLSRPEPPPPVRESKLAEVAIREQPKVAIPTVPFRDITDEAGIEFVHNNGATGNKLLPETMGGGNAFFDFDNDGDADLLLVNSKDWEWDSPSGKSNVSALYRNDGGQFVDVTEGSGLDVALYGMGAAVGDFDQDGLVDVFLSAVGENKLFRNLGEGKFKDVTELAGVGGEQDRWSTSSGFFDYDNDGDLDLFVCNYVVWSRQYDQSQGFQLVGGGRAYGRPQNFEGTFPYLYRNDGEGKFTDVSEASGIQIRNVSTGVPQSKSLGLAFCDFDQDGHQDIVVANDTVQNCLLRNTGDGKFVEMGAICGIAFDSTGNARGAMGIDITPFRERTSMAVAIGNFSNEMTALYVTKTGRMQFYDEAVSTGLGPSTRLLLTFGLAYVDFDLDGRLDLFCANGHLEEDINRVQPSQHYEQPPQMFWNAGFEFDTEFLPMGEEQVGAEFLQPMVGRGASYADIDLDGDLDLLITSTGQKPRLLRNDQDLDHHWIRLKLVGDGERCNRDAIGSWVDIEVGDQVLTQQIMPTRSYLSQVELPLSVGLGEHDEIKQVTVRWPDGSVSEHGSLEVDREHVIEYSGT
- a CDS encoding response regulator, encoding MNDRILLVDDDCSLLNTLKRNLAFDFEVSTCESGPEALALIQKSEPFSVIMVDMRMPGMEGIEVIQKARPLTPNSVFLMLTGNQDLTTAMNAVNEGQVFRFLNKPCQMSDIKTAIEAGIKQYDLVTSKDELLKKTFAGAISVLVEIIEYVDDPMVDTDDIQASVVEMLSDTKLGSDWRVPLTSRLMVAGIPLLSIDQREKLASTPIASDEHRAVVNQVFSVSSQLIKQIPRLEPVAELLDRMTTLDVEAGSCANDEDRIAQSLLLSYYQSLLKRRGEDASTAIAELEELFPNLDAEVSDRLQQSVDSLPPKTIENISTSELLTGMTVAEDVRAPNGLLLIASGRKLSPPMVTRLRNMVGLETVAVEVQQREAELAAT
- a CDS encoding multiheme c-type cytochrome; translation: MSPVEKTGATTAKPRKKYVRAVGPRLKKLLYLIFVLFALLLANSGYLATFTFLEWFKNQTYQDYFYQYMFLAHLVMGLILILPVVIFGFIHLWNTKDRRNRRAVRIGYALFVVSLGILATGILLVRIGGFDLKQPLARNTVYWLHVAFPLAAIWLYWLHRLAGPRIKWRIGMSFAGVAVASIAIMVILQMQDPRQWNAIGPDSGVQYFEPSLARTSSGNFIPSDALMNDEYCLKCHADIHKDWQDSVHRFSSFNNAPYFASVSETRAKSLERDGSVQASRWCAGCHDPVPFFSGAFDDPEFDMREHPTAKAGITCTVCHAITNVNSVRGNADYTIEEPLHYPFASSDNKVLQWVNNQLVKAKPSFHKKTFLKPFHKTAEFCSTCHKVHLPAALTGYKEFLRGQNHYDPYLFSGVSGHGARSFYYPPKAVDNCSKCHMPLVASDDFGAQLFDGASELSVHDHMFPSANTGIAWLRNRDDVIAAHQEFLQDVMRVDIFGLRDGGEIDGKLTAPLRPEVPAVRPGEKYLMETVIRTMKMGHLFSQGTVDSNEIWLQVKVTSGDRLIGHSGLINENEHNAVDPWSHFVNVFMLDKDGNRINRRNAEDIFTPLYNHQIPPGAGQTVHYELQIPDDVTEPVQVELKLLYRKFDTEYMDFVAKQNEAHGDLIRGHEPGQDYTNELPITTLATDSIVFPVDGMNHEVDNAPREIPQWQRWNDYGIGLLLKGKAELRQAEAAFTEVEKLDRWDGPMNLARVLNTEGRLDEAVEALQRADTFRDEEGYPRWTWAWLSGVINAQQGRLEAAEQNLRSVLEDNTEDMQKRGFDFSLDIEVINELGRTLFDLGNVRERQRREEESVEYFHEAVAQYKKTLMIDPENVSAHHNLQLLYERLGEQELAEKHRQRHLIYKPDDNAQGRAIRLAREKYPAANHAAEAVVKYSLHRPLPEPPSDEPDPNAVATQTKEIRDEQ
- a CDS encoding PAS domain-containing sensor histidine kinase, whose amino-acid sequence is MIDHETEPASPPKTADKLFAEHLQRRQVNADRALAVLLVLQWAFAILCAVCISPYTWDGANKLVHMHVWSAVIGGGLLTVFPVFLAYYLPGHRLTRIIMALAQVQYSSLLIHLMGGRIESHFHVFGSLAFLAFYKDPWVYLPAVSVISLDHLVRAMFWPESVFGVLSPSPLRALEHAGWVLFETFFLIMGVRQNRLSLWELAKNQSSLTQQRDLLEQRVRQRTAEIEQQKRIQETILQRIPAAVFWRDTDGVFIGCNEMFSDFFGLKSPGEIIGKRMNDIILPCDQTNNRLSSFCDAPDENVELVNVEEQLHNAHGERRTVLAGATSLHDHEHNCFGTLGSFLDVTSLKHAESRAKSLAHLIQESPNELYIIDAETLRLVEANQGFLASIGLDESRLATTSPEDFLKEMSNQDLRQRIAVAMTDPLGRCAFNTVHVRKDGSTFPVHVDYHRSTFENRPVYVAFCTDLSDSQAMERQLAQAQKLESMGQLAAGIAHEINTPMQCVSGNVEFLTVSYERLFNFNDALFDMIKASPSGSFATDDLDKLCQQYRYDVLRQQTPDAIDEASNAVMRVIEIVRAMKAMSHPGKQEMSEVDINTLVRQATIICRNRYKFIANLNLELCDELPMVPAFAAEMSQVFINLIVNAADAIAERKESEDDLEGQITISTSHDENQVEIRVQDNGTGMSEDVRSKVFHQFFTTKDVGKGTGLGLSLTYNIVTTKHNGSIHVESEPGQGSAFVLTLPLDCDQPVMTDDSSDRPDTCQVPVLN
- a CDS encoding RrF2 family transcriptional regulator codes for the protein MKLTTQTDYALRTLMYLATRDTRANVASVASLFNISVNHVAKVVNLLAREGYVRSIRGVGGGIELAIPPEEISVGQVVATVEQDTNLLSCVGTDDSCAIHSFCKLKGVLAEAERVQMEYLKSVTLADVVPSRPQLDKL